One segment of Clostridium botulinum DNA contains the following:
- a CDS encoding DHH family phosphoesterase, with protein MSLQSIKEEILKAKKIGLSFHTSPDGDAIGSTLSLLKALRTIGKDAYIISRDVIQDNLSFLSLSEEVDGNTLEPDQYTDLVIVMDCGNVERISANLDNYNGKIINIDHHLSNEQYGYINYVDPKAAATAEISYLLIKELGIDLSKKDENNLEMAKSIYTSLVTDTGSFRHSNVTKRTHAIASELIGLGLDNSKVHSSLFDNREFNKIKLMGYVLSNLELALNNKVAVMEIPYHILEKFDLLTTDTSDIISFGLGIKGIEVAILLKESEKGIKTSLRSKNNVDVRKVAEVYGGGGHIKAAGALQKGVNLEEAKNNLLKIIKEEMKL; from the coding sequence ATGTCTTTACAAAGTATAAAGGAAGAGATATTAAAAGCTAAAAAGATTGGATTATCTTTTCATACATCTCCTGATGGAGATGCTATAGGAAGTACTTTATCACTTCTTAAAGCACTTAGAACTATAGGAAAAGATGCTTATATTATTTCAAGAGATGTTATCCAAGATAACCTCTCTTTCCTTTCTTTATCTGAAGAAGTTGATGGAAATACACTAGAACCAGACCAATATACTGACTTAGTTATAGTAATGGATTGTGGTAATGTAGAGAGGATTTCTGCAAATTTAGATAATTATAATGGAAAAATTATAAATATTGATCATCATTTATCAAATGAGCAATATGGATATATAAATTATGTAGATCCTAAAGCAGCAGCTACAGCGGAAATATCATATTTACTTATAAAAGAATTAGGTATTGATCTTAGTAAAAAAGACGAGAATAATTTAGAGATGGCAAAATCAATTTATACATCTTTAGTTACAGATACGGGTTCTTTTAGACATTCTAATGTTACAAAGAGAACACATGCAATAGCTTCAGAACTTATAGGGTTAGGATTAGACAATAGTAAAGTACACAGCAGTCTTTTTGATAATAGGGAATTTAATAAGATAAAATTAATGGGTTATGTGTTGTCAAATTTAGAATTAGCATTAAATAATAAAGTAGCAGTAATGGAAATACCGTATCATATACTAGAAAAATTTGATTTATTAACAACAGATACGTCAGATATAATTTCTTTTGGTCTTGGAATAAAGGGCATAGAAGTTGCTATATTATTAAAAGAATCAGAAAAAGGAATTAAAACTAGTTTAAGATCAAAGAACAATGTTGATGTAAGAAAAGTAGCAGAAGTATACGGCGGTGGTGGACACATTAAAGCAGCAGGTGCTCTTCAAAAAGGTGTAAATTTAGAAGAAGCTAAAAATAATTTACTAAAAATAATAAAAGAAGAGATGAAGCTATGA